The sequence CGCCGACGTGACGGTCTGACGCCTGGAGGGTTCGCACGGTCTCGACCGCCTCCGGGTTCGGCCGTATCAGCCGGTCCATCACGTCGTGGAACAGCGGTCGCCACTCCTCGCGTTGTACGCTCGTCTCGAGGATGGCCGCGACGGCCCGGTCGTATCCGTCGCGTGCCGGTCGAAAGGTCAGTTCGTCCCGTTCGGCGAAGTACTCGCCGACCACCGTTCGCCACCGTTCGAGTGCGTCGTCGGCGTCCCCACGACAGGGATACCGATCGCACAGTTCCTCGACGAAGGTCGCGTGGGCGTGCTGGACGGATTCGAGGGAGAGGATGACGCCCCCGATGTCCCAGAAGACGGCCTGCCAGCCCGGATCGTCGTTCATAGCTGTTCTGGCGGACGGCACTGCTTGAAAGTATCGTCGGATCGTTCTGCTCCCCGCTAGCTACGGGTCCGTGGCCCCGGTCCCGCTCACCTGGCCGGGGCGTTCTCGGCGACCTCCGCTTCGACGTCCTCCGTGACGTACTCCTCGCGGAGGGTCGTCTTCGAGAACTTGCCGGTCGACCCCTTGGGAATCTCCTTGACGGGGATCACCGCATCCGGTGCCCACCACTTGGGGTAGGACTCGGCGACTCGCTCGCGGAGCTCCTGGGCCTTCGATTCTTCGTCGACCTCACCGCGGTAGGCGACGAACGCGACCGGTCGTTCGTTCCACCGATCGTGGGGCACTCCGACGACGGCCGCCTCCGCGACGTCGTCGTCGCCCATGATCACGTTCTCGACCTCCGCGCTGGCGATCCACTCGCCACCGCTTTTCACGAGGTCGTCTTCGCGATCGACGATGTCAACGTAGCCGTCCTCGTTGACCCGGGCGACGTCGCCGGTCTTCAA is a genomic window of Halanaeroarchaeum sp. HSR-CO containing:
- a CDS encoding HAD family hydrolase, translated to MNDDPGWQAVFWDIGGVILSLESVQHAHATFVEELCDRYPCRGDADDALERWRTVVGEYFAERDELTFRPARDGYDRAVAAILETSVQREEWRPLFHDVMDRLIRPNPEAVETVRTLQASDRHVGVISDVDHEEGEWILERFGLLAGFDSYTSSEAVGWTKPHPAMFETALSTAGVPAERSLMIGDRYRNDMKGATDVGMATVAFGAEDGPAVDYRISRLSAVLDVVDGERPEP